ctctctctcacctgttcctctctactgtttatgatcaccaggtctgctcctctccccttacagtcctctctgttatctctctcacctgttcctctctactgtttatgatcaccaggtctgctcctctccccttacagtcctgtctgttctctctctcacctgttcctctctactgtttatgatcaccaggtctgctcttctctccagacagtcctgtctgctctgcttcCAGGTTTTCTTCTCAGTAGAGAGGAAGTACAAACTCGAGTCAAAGTATCTCCATCCCTCCTGACAATGCTGCTCTGTTGAAGAGCAAAGTTGAACACATTGAGAAACTTAGTCAGTATACTTAGTCAGTATACTCTATACTCTTACTCTATACTCAAAAACCCATTGatatataattattataatttatCACAGTTTATATCTCACCAATCACAAAAAGCTTTGCCTGAATATGGCCTTTCTCTATAGTCAGGTtgctgtatctggtctgtaactggtctctctcttcagtcaggttgttgtatctggtctgtagctggtctctctctttagtcaggttgttgtatctggtctgtagctggtctctctcttcagtcaggttgttgtatctggtctgtagctggtctctctctttagtcaggttgttgtatctggtctgtagctggtctctctcttcagtcaggttgttgtatctggtctgtagctggtctctctctctagtcaggttgttgtatctggtctgtagctggtctctctctagtcagattgttgtatctggtctgtagctggtctctctcttcagttgcgTTGATTTTATAAAGGGAGAAACTCTGGAACAACTTATTCCTTTCATCCTCAGAATCTTTGATGACTCTGTTATCTACAAAGTATAAACACATAGTTACAAGCTAAACCCCCCGATAAATAGGCCTAATAACCTGCACGACTTACAACTAGGTGAATAGCAATGAAGTTGGAGACAGActcacagtagacagacaggcctatgatcccagccagtagaacacacagcagccccagaaCCACTGCAACAACTAGGAAGGGTCTCTTCCCTGAGCTATCAGGCTCTGTGGACACATACAAGAGACTTTTATGTTATtttttggatgtgtgtgtgtgtgttacttgagTGCTGGTCTCCTGGTCCATTATTAGGAGCAGTGtctactgtctcttctctcttggtgCTAGTCTCACCGTCTCTCAGGGTGTCTGCACTGATGTAGatatccacaatcctctcctccatctcacctctgtCAAACTTGACCTTCTTGTTCATATCTGGTTCAGCATAGATGACCTTTGACATCTTTAACAATGCCTGGGTCTTTCTTTCTATGTAGGTCTACTATACATTAAGTCTCTGCTTCTAGAATTAATGTGGTGGTCTTACAACATGGCCACCAGGAGGCGCCGTACGTCAACTGCAGGCCCTCTGTACGTTAAGTCTCTGCTTCTAgtggtatctctgtctctgaatcatctgtgtgtctctgtgtgtgtgactactgTAGGTGTTAACTCTAGGGAAGTATCAACAGAATGACACCGGTAGTTGTGGCTTTGCTAATACAAAAAAAGAACAAGTTGGCATACTGTGTCTGTGCTTTTGAGAGATTGTTACAGTGATTATTGTTAAACAATTTTCTGCAGCACAATATAAATCATTCCATGTCTCTACATGGTCATCTTGTCCAGAGTATATCTCAACACAGTCCTCCTAACCAGGGAACGGGACTTGCTATTTGTGATGATGGACAGGACACTATGATACCAGGAAGATATAGATCATAGAGGGGAAGTGGAGAACAAAGACTAGCTGTTAACATATATTAAATATCATATGTAACAGCCCCAAGATAATTCAGGGAGTTTCCAGAACTCCTCCTTCCTTTCACCTTTCTGCTGATTTGGACCCTCTGTTTACTCCCAAATATACATCAACATGTTCAGGAGGTTCAGGACTACAAACATGGGTCATTATAATGTCCAGACAATAGATTTGATACTACAAACTGCTCCAAGTGGATATTGAGGGTGGGTAGTTTTAACCAGTGAGGATGAGATGATAACAGTAACCCCCGGGGCTCTCCTCTACATTTACAGTTTAGCCATTTagaagatgctcttatccagagcgacttacaggaacaattagggttaagtgccttgctcaagggcacatccacAGATTTTTCAAATAGTCGTCTCAGGAATTCGaaccaacaacctttcggttcctggcccaacgaacttaaccgctaggctacctgccgccctttcTCTTAATGAACCTGATTGGTTGAGGAgtttttgagtgacagctagttGAACCACTGAAAATATCCACTACACTTCCATCTTTTGGGACCCATATAGGAGAACAACAGTCAAATATGAGCATTTTATATTGTGCTTATATGTAACTTGACAACAAAGACTGACTGTCAAATATTATTAAGTAACATCCTTTGATATCTCTACTACACTCATTGATTGGTGATACAGTCCCCTCCTATACAGTGTATGTAATGGTGGTTTGGTACTGTAGAGAATGTCATCACCAGGCCTAAATTGGAGCATGTAAATATCTGTAGAATATATTTGAATGGGAAGTTATGTGAATGCACAAAGTCAAATGTACTGAATTCATGTTGAACCTGATGATGTGTGAAACACAGGAAGTTACAAACAGGAAATAAGTAGGCCTTTTATTAATATAATACTACAAATAAACACAACAATAGATGCgtttgcatgcatgtgtgcacgcagtgtgtgtgcatgtgtgtgggaggttgtgtgtgtgggtttgagacagagagagaatgtctgtgagagaaagtgagagagagagagacagagagagctacagagagagagagacacacagagttagCGAGAGAATGAAGGAGGAAGTTTTGTGCACTGTGTGCTGCTGTATGTGTTACAgtatgttgtcatggtgatgttaAACAGCTTTCTCACAAACCCAGTAGATTTTCCTGTCACATGACAAGTCATTCCATGCCTCCAGAGGACGCTGATCTTTACGTATCTCAACACAGTACTCCTCACCATAGTCTAGTCTGCCAGCACCATTATCAGGCTGTGGTTTAtgccagtacctacagggttaacaacagtcagatatcatggttaataccagcacCTAAAGGGTTatcaacagtcagatatcatggttaataccagtacctacagggttaacaacagtcagatatcatggttaataccagtacctacagggttaacaacagtcagatatcatggttaataccaggacttacagggttaacaacagtcagatatcctggttaataccagtacctacagggttaacaacagtcagatatcatggttaataccagtacctacagggttaaaaacagtcagatagcatggttaataccATTACctgcagggttaacaacagtcagatatcatggttaataccagtacctacagggttaaaaacagtcagatagcatggttaataccagtacctacagggttaaaaacagtcagatatcatggttaataccattatctacagggttaacaacagtcagatatcatggttaatatcagtacctacagggttaaaaacagtcagatataatGGTTAATACCATTATCTACAggtttaacaacagtcagatatcatg
This is a stretch of genomic DNA from Oncorhynchus clarkii lewisi isolate Uvic-CL-2024 chromosome 17, UVic_Ocla_1.0, whole genome shotgun sequence. It encodes these proteins:
- the LOC139369389 gene encoding C-type lectin domain family 4 member M-like encodes the protein MSKVIYAEPDMNKKVKFDRGEMEERIVDIYISADTLRDEPDSSGKRPFLVVAVVLGLLCVLLAGIIGLSVYCESVSNFIAIHLVRDQLQTRYNNLTRERDQLQTRYNNLTEERDQLQTRYNNLTKERDQLQTRYNNLTEERDQLQTRYNNLTKERDQLQTRYNNLTEERDQLQTRYSNLTIEKGHIQAKLFVIEQHCQEGWRYFDSSLYFLSTEKKTWKQSRQDCLERRADLVIINSREEQTFVFNLRMRAWIGLTDSVTEETWKWVDGTSLTTGYWGKGQPNNGGLFPGQEDCVEIYYRQADPVQTWYDDNCGTNHNWICEKEV